Proteins co-encoded in one Plasmodium berghei ANKA genome assembly, chromosome: 11 genomic window:
- a CDS encoding tryptophan-rich antigen encodes MFIKIYILDEWVSSDWKHRENKYWKNWKYINKWFIKLYKSKFEKLKKWENTLDRETHEWDEWIEIKDYFFMNKKSNEWAKFENDTTQDYEEWRNEFIDKLIKEKKWNVWKHEKENYKPQKRKLKEKEKKTNEQKSDLNNSSSKKPNSPNTESNAFNFVSNFFKQWNTPIFNFKPEYGSRKHLNTKVTIINYQM; translated from the coding sequence atgtttattaaaatatatatattagatGAATGGGTATCATCTGATTGGAAACATCGTGAAAACAAATATTGGAAAAActggaaatatattaataaatggtttattaaattatataagtcgaaatttgaaaaattgaaaaaatggGAAAATACACTAGATAGAGAAACACATGAATGGGACGAATGGATAGAAATTAAAGATTacttttttatgaataagAAAAGTAACGAGTGGgcaaaatttgaaaatgataCAACCCAAGATTATGAAGAATGGCGTAATGAATTTATAGACAAactaataaaagaaaagaaatgGAATGTTTGGAAacatgaaaaagaaaattataagccccaaaaaagaaaattaaaagaaaaggaGAAAAAAACGAATGAACAAAAAAGCGATTTGAATAATTCATCATCCAAAAAACCCAATTCACCAAATACAGAAAGCAAtgcttttaattttgtatctaatttttttaaacaatgGAATACTCCAATTTTCAACTTTAAACCAGAATATGGAAGTAGGAAACATCTGAATACTAAAGTAACGATTATAAACTATCAAATGTAA